One segment of Salvelinus fontinalis isolate EN_2023a chromosome 12, ASM2944872v1, whole genome shotgun sequence DNA contains the following:
- the armh1 gene encoding armadillo-like helical domain containing protein 1, whose product MSTSKEQAAISKVMSFLQEWDHGNKTVRSRMLTVFLTQNTGKTCPELELEFAQVASLFLARLTAWMRLTYMFGTCLGLQLKAVGVFLSAASNHRYLIEFLEVGGVLTLLEILGQKQTKEEDKAEAIWLLQIVSNAGRKYKELICESYGVRAIAECLAKSKTEGTQETARALLESLAHGNPKYQNQVYRGLIALLTCTSPKAQQLVLQTLRIVQDIVKEAHPSIVGPLLNLLRSLHLEVQYEAIELITDLRQCEVRPALLTGLVALLKPAMEGVQTYKILEDPEMTKMTESLPVFVQQAAAAKALRLLAQGSQELSQALLPLRVVHHLMYAMGNQEHADAQRQASLALEHFVRTYPVVEEHVRRTMGINLFAAFMHKPETLYMKMDEIQADILLSNKVNISEVLEQQSSED is encoded by the exons ATGTCCACAAGCAAGGAACAAGCAGCTATCAGTAAAGTTATGAGTTTCCTTCAAGAGTGGGATCATGGCAACAAGACGGTACGCAGCCGCATGCTGACCGTTTTTCTGACTCAAAACACTGGAAAGACTTGCCCTGAGTTAGAACTGGAATTCGCACAGGTTGCCAGTCTCTTTCTGGCTCGGCTCACCGCCTGGATGAGGCTGAC CTACATGTTCGGAACATGCTTAGGTCTTCAACTGAAAGCAGTTGGTGTGTTCCTCTCTGCAGCTAGCAa TCATCGTTATCTCATAGAGTTCCTGGAGGTTGGAGGGGTCCTAACCCTCCTGGAGATCTTAGGTCAGAAACAGACCAAGGAGGAGGACAAGGCAGAGGCCATTTGGCTGCTTCAGATAGTCTCCAACGCTGGACGCAAGTACAAAGAGCTAATCTGCGAAAGCTATG GTGTGAGAGCCATTGCAGAGTGCCTGGCCAAGTCCAAGACAGAGGGGACCCAAGAGACAGCACGGGCCCTGCTGGAGTCCCTGGCCCATGGAAACCCCAAATACCAGAACCAGGTGTACAGAGGGCTGATCGCCCTGCTGACCTGTACCTCGCCCAAGGCCCAGCAACTGGTCTTACAGACCCTCCGCATAGTACAA GACATAGTGAAGGAAGCCCACCCCAGCATCGTGGGACCTCTGTTGAATTTGTTGAGGTCCCTGCATTTGGAGGTGCAATATGAGG ctatCGAGCTGATCACAGATCTCAGGCAGTGTGAGGTCAGACCGGCGCTGCTCACAGGTCTCGTAGCGCTGCTCAAACCGGCTATGGAGGGAGTGCAGACATACAAGATCCTGGAAG ACCCAGAAATGACCAAGATGACTGAATCCCTGCCTGTGTTTGTTCAACAAGCTGCGGCAGCCAAAGCTTTAAG GTTGCTTGCTCAGGGGAGTCAGGAGCTGTCCCAGGCACTACTTCCTCTCAGAGTGGTGCACCATTTGATGTATGCTATGGGAAACCAGGAGCATGCTGACGCCCAGAGACAAGCCAGCCTGGCACTGGAG CATTTTGTCCGTACATACCCAGTGGTGGAGGAGCATGTACGCAGAACCATGGGTATCAATCTGTTTGCAGCCTTCATG CACAAACCTGAGACTCTCTACATGAAGATGGATGAAATTCAAGCAGATATCCTGCTATCAAATAAAGTCAACATTTCAGAAG TTCTGGAGCAGCAGAGCTCAGAAGACTGA
- the LOC129867411 gene encoding DNA methyltransferase 1-associated protein 1-like isoform X1, producing MAAGADVRDILELAGGDNDGPISKKDFINSEKKKAKKTTETLTFKRPEGMHREVYALLYSDKNRDAPPLLPSDTTQGYRTVKAKLGCKRVRPWKWMPFTNPARRDGAVFHHWRRMAEEGKDYPFARFNKAVQVPVYSEQEYQMYLHDDGWTKAETDHLFDLCKRFDLRFIVVHDRYDHQQYRKRSTEDLKERYYNICGKLTKVRAATGTEPKMYVFDAGHERRRKEQLERLFNRTPDQVAEEEYLMQELRKMESRKKDREKKAQDLQKLITAADTNTEMRRAERKATKKKLPLKREMEKPTVPETAGIKFPDFKSAGVTLRSQRMKLPSSVGQKKIKAIDQILTEREVDLNPMPTEEIVQMFNELRSDLVLVYELKQAHGNCEYEQQMLRHRYEALLKAGGGGGIPVGPPGGGGLEAPGGPEMPAWPGPDDIKGEAKEQIIDVVGAPLTPNSRKRRESASSSSSIKKVKKP from the exons ATGGCAGCTGGTGCCGATGTGAGAGATATTCTGGAGTTGGCCGGAGGGGACAATGATGGGCCGATCAGTAAGAAGGATTTCATCAACTCCGAGAAG AAAAAGGCCAAGAAAACAACTGAAACGTTGACCTTCAAGAGACCAGAGGGGATGCACAGAGAGGTGTACGCCCTGCTCTACTCAGACAAGAA CAGAGATGCTCCCCCCCTGCTGCCCAGTGACACTACTCAGGGCTACCGGACAGTGAAGGCCAAGTTGGGCTGTAAGCGGGTGCGACCCTGGAAATGGATGCCCTTCACCAACCCAGCCCGCCGAGACGGAGCCGTCTTCCACCACTGGAGACGCATGGCAGAGGAAGGCAAGGACTACCCCTTCGCCCGCTTCAACAAA GCAGTGCAGGTGCCAGTGTACTCGGAGCAGGAGTACCAGATGTATCTCCATGATGACGGCTGGACCAAGGCGGAGACGGACCACCTGTTTGACCTGTGCAAGCGCTTTGACCTGCGCTTCATCGTCGTCCACGACCGCTACGACCATCAGCAATACAGA AAACGGTCAACAGAGGACCTGAAGGAACGTTACTACAACATTTGCGGTAAGCTGACCAAGGTTCGCGCTGCAACAGGGACAGAGCCCAAGATGTACGTATTTGACGCGGGTCACGAGAGGCGCAGGAAAGAGCAGCTGGAGAGATTATTCAACCGCACGCCTGATCAG GTGGCAGAAGAGGAGTATCTGATGCAGGAGCTGAGGAAGATGGAGAGCAGGAAGAAGGATCGTGAGAAGAAGGCCCAGGACCTGCAGAAGCTCATCACAGCAGCAGACACCAACACAGAGATGAGACGTGCCGAGCGCAAGGCTACCAAGAAGAAGCTCCCGCTGAAACGAGAGATGGAGAAACCG ACTGTTCCTGAGACGGCAGGGATCAAATTCCCTGACTTCAAATCAGCTGGAGTCACGCTGCGCAGCCAGAGG aTGAAGCTGCCGAGCTCGGTAGGCCAGAAGAAGATCAAGGCCATTGACCAGATCTTGACAGAGCGGGAAGTGG ACCTGAACCCCATGCCCACAGAGGAGATAGTCCAGATGTTCAACGAGCTGCGCAGTGACCTGGTGCTGGTCTATGAGCTGAAGCAGGCCCACGGTAACTGTGAGTACGAACAACAGATGCTGCGCCACCGCTACGAGGCCCTGCTGaaggctggaggaggaggggggatccCTGTTGGGCccccaggaggaggaggactagaggCCCCTGGGGGTCCCGAGATGCCCGCCTGGCCCGGCCCAGACGACATCAAGGGCGAGGCCAAGGAACAGATCATCGATGTGGTGGGAGCTCCGCTCACCCCCAACTCA CGTAAACGCAGAGAATCTGCATCCAGCTCCTCGTCCATCAAGAAGGTGAAGAAGCCGTAA
- the LOC129867411 gene encoding DNA methyltransferase 1-associated protein 1-like isoform X2, giving the protein MAAGADVRDILELAGGDNDGPISKKDFINSEKKKAKKTTETLTFKRPEGMHREVYALLYSDKKDAPPLLPSDTTQGYRTVKAKLGCKRVRPWKWMPFTNPARRDGAVFHHWRRMAEEGKDYPFARFNKAVQVPVYSEQEYQMYLHDDGWTKAETDHLFDLCKRFDLRFIVVHDRYDHQQYRKRSTEDLKERYYNICGKLTKVRAATGTEPKMYVFDAGHERRRKEQLERLFNRTPDQVAEEEYLMQELRKMESRKKDREKKAQDLQKLITAADTNTEMRRAERKATKKKLPLKREMEKPTVPETAGIKFPDFKSAGVTLRSQRMKLPSSVGQKKIKAIDQILTEREVDLNPMPTEEIVQMFNELRSDLVLVYELKQAHGNCEYEQQMLRHRYEALLKAGGGGGIPVGPPGGGGLEAPGGPEMPAWPGPDDIKGEAKEQIIDVVGAPLTPNSRKRRESASSSSSIKKVKKP; this is encoded by the exons ATGGCAGCTGGTGCCGATGTGAGAGATATTCTGGAGTTGGCCGGAGGGGACAATGATGGGCCGATCAGTAAGAAGGATTTCATCAACTCCGAGAAG AAAAAGGCCAAGAAAACAACTGAAACGTTGACCTTCAAGAGACCAGAGGGGATGCACAGAGAGGTGTACGCCCTGCTCTACTCAGACAAGAA AGATGCTCCCCCCCTGCTGCCCAGTGACACTACTCAGGGCTACCGGACAGTGAAGGCCAAGTTGGGCTGTAAGCGGGTGCGACCCTGGAAATGGATGCCCTTCACCAACCCAGCCCGCCGAGACGGAGCCGTCTTCCACCACTGGAGACGCATGGCAGAGGAAGGCAAGGACTACCCCTTCGCCCGCTTCAACAAA GCAGTGCAGGTGCCAGTGTACTCGGAGCAGGAGTACCAGATGTATCTCCATGATGACGGCTGGACCAAGGCGGAGACGGACCACCTGTTTGACCTGTGCAAGCGCTTTGACCTGCGCTTCATCGTCGTCCACGACCGCTACGACCATCAGCAATACAGA AAACGGTCAACAGAGGACCTGAAGGAACGTTACTACAACATTTGCGGTAAGCTGACCAAGGTTCGCGCTGCAACAGGGACAGAGCCCAAGATGTACGTATTTGACGCGGGTCACGAGAGGCGCAGGAAAGAGCAGCTGGAGAGATTATTCAACCGCACGCCTGATCAG GTGGCAGAAGAGGAGTATCTGATGCAGGAGCTGAGGAAGATGGAGAGCAGGAAGAAGGATCGTGAGAAGAAGGCCCAGGACCTGCAGAAGCTCATCACAGCAGCAGACACCAACACAGAGATGAGACGTGCCGAGCGCAAGGCTACCAAGAAGAAGCTCCCGCTGAAACGAGAGATGGAGAAACCG ACTGTTCCTGAGACGGCAGGGATCAAATTCCCTGACTTCAAATCAGCTGGAGTCACGCTGCGCAGCCAGAGG aTGAAGCTGCCGAGCTCGGTAGGCCAGAAGAAGATCAAGGCCATTGACCAGATCTTGACAGAGCGGGAAGTGG ACCTGAACCCCATGCCCACAGAGGAGATAGTCCAGATGTTCAACGAGCTGCGCAGTGACCTGGTGCTGGTCTATGAGCTGAAGCAGGCCCACGGTAACTGTGAGTACGAACAACAGATGCTGCGCCACCGCTACGAGGCCCTGCTGaaggctggaggaggaggggggatccCTGTTGGGCccccaggaggaggaggactagaggCCCCTGGGGGTCCCGAGATGCCCGCCTGGCCCGGCCCAGACGACATCAAGGGCGAGGCCAAGGAACAGATCATCGATGTGGTGGGAGCTCCGCTCACCCCCAACTCA CGTAAACGCAGAGAATCTGCATCCAGCTCCTCGTCCATCAAGAAGGTGAAGAAGCCGTAA